The proteins below come from a single Natrinema sp. SYSU A 869 genomic window:
- the tgtA gene encoding tRNA guanosine(15) transglycosylase TgtA — translation MRESFEVRDTDAGGRIGELTVPRAETTVETPALLPVINPNLDTISPRRLADEFGAEILITNSYIIHSDDELHERALEEGLHELLDFPGAIMTDSGSFQLSEYGEIDVTTEEILAFQRDIGSDIATPVDIPTPPDVSRERAESDLETTQDRLEVAEAADTGEMLVSAPVQGSTYPELREQAGRHADGTDLDVFPVGAVVPLMNEYRYDDMIDVVAAAKRGLGTDAPVHLFGAGHPMMFALAVAMGCDLFDSAAYALYARDDRYLTVRGTRALDDLEYLPCSCAVCTDHSPDELRALPDAERESELAAHNLHVTFAEIRRIKQAIRAGDLLELVEQRARAHPTMLDGYRTLLDHTAQLERSDPVSKGSFFYTSHESARRPEVVRHHQRLERLSVPDSLLLTEGNAPRSDEFDDSWRVEPPFGPFPRALSKSYPLTAEIPERTDRAAREAAADGVARLVATNPETAFTLAHEGWPMDVLEHVPDDVAVMDLTAN, via the coding sequence ATGCGCGAGTCCTTCGAAGTCCGGGACACTGACGCCGGCGGTCGCATCGGTGAACTCACCGTGCCCCGCGCCGAGACAACCGTCGAAACCCCGGCCCTGCTGCCAGTTATCAATCCGAATCTCGACACGATCAGCCCTCGCCGGCTCGCCGACGAGTTCGGCGCGGAGATCCTCATCACGAACTCCTATATCATCCACAGCGACGACGAGCTCCACGAGCGTGCGCTCGAGGAGGGGCTCCACGAACTGCTCGATTTCCCTGGCGCGATCATGACCGACTCCGGCTCCTTCCAGCTCTCGGAGTACGGCGAAATCGACGTCACGACCGAGGAAATCCTCGCCTTCCAGCGCGATATCGGCTCCGACATCGCCACTCCTGTCGACATTCCGACCCCACCAGATGTCTCCCGCGAACGCGCCGAGTCGGATCTCGAGACCACCCAGGACCGACTCGAGGTTGCCGAGGCCGCCGACACGGGCGAGATGCTCGTCAGCGCGCCCGTCCAAGGGTCGACGTATCCGGAGCTACGCGAGCAGGCCGGTCGCCACGCCGATGGAACCGACCTCGACGTCTTCCCGGTCGGCGCGGTCGTTCCGCTGATGAACGAGTACCGATACGACGATATGATCGACGTCGTCGCCGCCGCCAAGCGGGGACTGGGGACCGACGCGCCCGTGCACCTCTTCGGTGCCGGCCACCCCATGATGTTCGCCCTCGCCGTCGCGATGGGCTGTGATCTATTCGACTCCGCGGCCTACGCGCTGTACGCTCGCGACGACCGCTACCTGACGGTCCGGGGGACCCGTGCGCTCGACGATCTCGAGTACCTCCCCTGTTCCTGTGCCGTCTGTACCGACCACTCGCCGGATGAGCTGCGCGCGCTCCCCGACGCCGAGCGTGAGTCCGAACTCGCCGCTCACAACCTCCACGTCACCTTCGCCGAGATTCGCCGGATCAAGCAGGCAATCCGTGCAGGCGACCTGCTGGAACTCGTCGAACAGCGCGCCCGTGCTCACCCGACGATGCTCGACGGCTACCGAACGCTGCTCGATCACACCGCCCAACTCGAGCGCTCGGATCCCGTCTCGAAGGGATCGTTCTTCTATACCTCCCACGAGAGCGCTCGCCGTCCCGAAGTCGTCCGTCACCACCAGCGCCTCGAGCGGTTGTCCGTCCCCGACTCCCTGCTCCTGACGGAGGGGAACGCACCGCGGAGCGACGAGTTTGACGATTCCTGGCGAGTCGAACCGCCGTTCGGCCCCTTCCCGCGAGCGCTCTCGAAGAGCTACCCGCTCACCGCGGAAATCCCCGAACGGACCGATCGGGCCGCCCGCGAGGCCGCGGCTGACGGCGTCGCTCGACTCGTCGCGACGAATCCGGAGACGGCGTTTACCCTCGCCCACGAGGGGTGGCCAATGGACGTCCTCGAGCATGTCCCCGACGACGTCGCGGTCATGGATCTCACCGCGAACTGA
- a CDS encoding HalOD1 output domain-containing protein → MNNSFNGSFSDGVHESVSIAVVAAVATHRGMDPTRLPPFYEWIDPDALDSLFAPTQGGGPLSGRLEFTYDGHAVTVDCTDGGSISVDGSLVAESVPVGPGNTAQTDA, encoded by the coding sequence GTGAATAATTCATTCAACGGGTCATTCAGCGACGGGGTCCACGAGTCAGTGAGCATTGCCGTCGTCGCTGCAGTCGCGACACACCGGGGAATGGATCCGACCCGACTTCCGCCCTTCTACGAGTGGATCGATCCGGACGCACTTGATTCTCTCTTCGCGCCAACCCAGGGTGGTGGCCCCCTCAGCGGCCGACTCGAGTTCACGTACGACGGTCACGCGGTCACCGTGGACTGTACCGATGGCGGCTCGATCTCGGTCGATGGCTCGCTGGTCGCTGAGTCGGTTCCGGTCGGTCCTGGGAACACGGCGCAGACTGACGCATAA
- a CDS encoding RNA-binding protein, whose product MLGPTVVGGGVLVALVLVLWLFKRVRGGSADEQQSRKRHREAQKRDPPVDIGDIETVAIREFTDHHTGERQAVTKVEGFVIFVEDVPDSCEPTDTIRAKVLSFNRGHTSATATYLETV is encoded by the coding sequence ATGCTCGGCCCAACAGTAGTCGGCGGTGGCGTCCTCGTCGCTCTGGTACTCGTATTGTGGCTGTTCAAACGCGTTCGCGGTGGCTCCGCGGATGAACAACAGTCACGGAAACGTCACAGAGAGGCTCAGAAACGCGACCCGCCGGTCGATATCGGTGATATCGAAACGGTGGCGATTCGCGAGTTCACCGACCACCACACCGGCGAGCGACAGGCAGTCACCAAAGTCGAGGGGTTCGTTATCTTCGTCGAGGACGTGCCCGATAGCTGCGAGCCAACGGATACGATCCGGGCCAAGGTCCTCTCATTTAACCGCGGCCACACATCGGCGACGGCAACGTACCTCGAGACCGTCTAG